Proteins encoded by one window of Clostridium bornimense:
- a CDS encoding DNA cytosine methyltransferase: MNKKTMTLGSLFDGSGGFPLGGLISGITPLWASEVEPFPIRVTSRRIPQMKHLGDISGINGAEVEPVDILTFGSPCQDMSVAGKRSGLDGERSCLFYEAIRIVKEMRCKTNGEYPRYIVWENVPGAFSSNAGEDFKAVLEAVASVKGDYVVPCPPKGKWTGAGEIMGDSFSIAWRCVDAQFWGVPQRRRRIYLVADFNGGCAGKILFESEGLFRNLETSRCPWKRTAGTTEESTPATGIVLNDQGGNRMDVTEDFTCTLRAAAHHPPCVMESAGFCTEHSADSRGIGYEAEKSPTLRAGVVPATVYENHSQDTRYVGPLDVAQTVAATYGTGGNNQPFVVEPTAFGVCSKDSNAMKSANPNSGFYKADTSRTLDGNGGNPTCNQGGIAIVEGNGSRPSHHGNGYAESDVMYTLNTVDRHAVVYAIDRESYNCGQNFARNMGISDEGVNSTLKATGPDAVAVPTYSSSKASFFTSAEEELANTLVATDYKDPPLVNDTDADLEYIVRRLTPTECARLQGFPDWWCADLGEKLPSEEELTRWAEIFETHRKIVGTSSKPKTRKQIFKWLQNPHSDSAEYKMWGNGVALPNVVYVLMGIVYYTQNEGV, translated from the coding sequence ATGAATAAAAAAACTATGACCCTCGGTAGTCTGTTTGACGGCTCCGGGGGATTTCCTTTGGGAGGCTTGATTTCCGGTATTACCCCTTTGTGGGCATCGGAAGTTGAGCCTTTTCCTATTCGTGTAACAAGCAGGCGCATTCCTCAGATGAAGCACCTCGGAGATATTTCCGGTATCAATGGCGCAGAAGTTGAACCCGTGGACATCCTTACTTTCGGCAGTCCCTGCCAAGATATGAGCGTGGCGGGAAAACGCAGCGGTCTTGATGGTGAGCGTTCCTGTCTGTTTTACGAAGCAATCCGAATCGTAAAAGAAATGAGGTGTAAAACCAATGGTGAGTATCCAAGATACATCGTGTGGGAAAATGTCCCCGGCGCCTTCTCCTCAAACGCAGGAGAAGATTTCAAAGCCGTCCTCGAAGCAGTCGCGTCCGTCAAAGGTGACTATGTTGTCCCTTGTCCTCCAAAAGGAAAATGGACAGGTGCAGGAGAAATCATGGGAGATAGTTTCAGCATCGCATGGAGATGCGTTGACGCGCAGTTTTGGGGAGTTCCCCAAAGAAGAAGACGAATCTATCTTGTCGCAGATTTTAATGGTGGGTGTGCCGGAAAAATATTATTTGAGTCAGAGGGCCTGTTTAGGAATCTTGAAACGAGCCGATGCCCGTGGAAAAGAACTGCCGGAACTACTGAAGAAAGCACTCCTGCGACAGGCATCGTCTTAAATGACCAGGGTGGCAACCGTATGGATGTGACAGAGGACTTCACCTGCACCTTACGTGCGGCGGCGCATCATCCGCCTTGTGTTATGGAGTCTGCGGGATTTTGCACGGAACACTCTGCTGACAGCCGTGGCATCGGTTATGAGGCGGAGAAATCTCCGACACTCCGAGCGGGAGTCGTTCCTGCAACCGTATATGAAAATCACTCACAGGATACCCGTTATGTGGGACCGCTTGATGTGGCACAGACCGTTGCTGCGACCTACGGCACAGGCGGAAACAATCAGCCGTTTGTGGTAGAGCCGACAGCCTTTGGCGTCTGCTCCAAGGACAGCAATGCAATGAAATCAGCCAACCCCAACAGCGGATTTTATAAGGCAGACACTTCCCGTACCCTTGACGGCAATGGTGGAAACCCTACCTGCAATCAGGGTGGCATTGCCATTGTGGAAGGCAACGGCTCACGTCCTTCCCACCACGGTAACGGTTATGCCGAAAGTGATGTCATGTACACCTTGAACACCGTAGACCGCCACGCCGTTGTCTATGCCATTGACCGTGAAAGTTATAACTGCGGTCAGAACTTCGCAAGGAATATGGGTATCAGTGATGAGGGTGTCAATTCCACACTGAAAGCCACGGGGCCCGATGCGGTTGCCGTTCCCACCTACTCAAGCAGCAAGGCATCGTTCTTCACTTCTGCGGAAGAGGAACTCGCCAATACTTTAGTAGCTACGGATTACAAAGACCCTCCGCTTGTCAACGATACCGATGCGGATCTGGAATACATTGTGCGTAGGCTTACTCCTACGGAATGTGCAAGGCTCCAGGGATTTCCGGATTGGTGGTGTGCTGACCTTGGTGAGAAACTTCCTTCTGAAGAGGAACTCACACGGTGGGCAGAAATCTTTGAAACACATCGTAAGATTGTGGGAACATCAAGCAAACCGAAAACACGGAAGCAGATATTCAAGTGGCTTCAGAACCCTCATTCCGATTCGGCGGAGTATAAGATGTGGGGCAACGGCGTGGCACTGCCCAATGTGGTTTATGTGCTGATGGGCATCGTGTACTATACACAAAACGAAGGGGTGTAA
- a CDS encoding DUF1492 domain-containing protein, producing MTAKEFLKQAYRLNELINSDLEELQNLRELSRSVSSPVLEEKVSKTKSTDPPFEKYVIRIVDLEKQIQQEVERLIKLKSDIREAINQMENVDEKLLLRYRYINFLNWEEICVNLNVSMRTVHRLHSSALQHLKVPK from the coding sequence ATGACGGCAAAGGAATTCTTGAAACAAGCTTATCGCTTAAATGAGCTGATTAATTCCGATCTTGAGGAGTTGCAAAATCTAAGGGAACTCTCAAGAAGTGTTTCATCTCCTGTTCTTGAGGAAAAAGTCAGTAAAACAAAAAGTACTGATCCACCTTTTGAAAAATACGTGATTAGAATAGTAGATTTGGAGAAGCAGATACAACAAGAGGTGGAACGTTTAATAAAGCTTAAGTCAGATATTCGTGAAGCGATTAACCAGATGGAAAACGTGGATGAGAAGCTGCTTCTTCGCTACCGTTACATTAACTTTCTTAACTGGGAAGAAATCTGTGTCAACCTTAATGTTTCTATGAGAACTGTGCATAGACTTCACTCATCAGCCTTGCAGCATTTAAAGGTGCCTAAATAA
- a CDS encoding HNH endonuclease, whose product MPRKPKRPCSYPGCPELTDRRFCEEHAKKEAARYEKYDRDPATRKRYGRAWKRIRDRYIAAHPLCEECKRQGKLTPATEVHHILPLARGGTHDRSNLMALCTPCHSAITARDGDRWGTR is encoded by the coding sequence ATGCCAAGGAAACCTAAGCGACCATGCTCTTATCCTGGTTGTCCAGAACTGACTGACAGACGGTTTTGTGAAGAACATGCTAAAAAGGAAGCCGCACGGTATGAAAAGTATGACCGCGATCCAGCAACACGTAAGCGTTATGGTCGTGCTTGGAAAAGGATACGTGACCGCTACATTGCAGCTCATCCTCTTTGTGAGGAATGCAAACGACAAGGAAAGCTGACCCCAGCAACCGAAGTGCATCACATTCTTCCTCTTGCAAGAGGAGGGACTCACGATAGAAGTAATCTGATGGCTCTTTGTACACCTTGCCACTCTGCAATCACTGCAAGAGATGGAGACCGTTGGGGAACCCGGTAG
- a CDS encoding terminase large subunit has translation MRKLKNYKPTRFMAEGSYYDKDAADHAVCFIEKFCCHTKGTWDGKPFELIDWQEQIIRDIFGVLKPNGYRQFNTAYIEIPKKQGKSELAAAVALYLLCADFEPGAEVYGCAADKDQARIVFDVALEMVRRSPLLKNKMTIQASQKTMTYNPTGSKYKALSADVANKHGFNTHGVIFDELHTQPNRKLFDVMTKGSGDARMQPLYFLITTAGNDTQSICYEIHQKAKDIIEGRKVDPTFYPVIYGAKDDDDWTDPEVWKKANPSLGVTVGIDKVQQACEQAKQNPGEENAFRQLRLNQWVKQAVRWMPMAVWDACAFPTDKSELEGRVCYGGLDLSSTMDITAFVLVFPPEDEDDKYIILPYFWIPEDNIDLRVRRDHVPYDIWERQDLLMTTEGNVVHYGYIEKFIESLGEKYNIREIAYDRWGAVQMVQNLEGMGFTVVPFGQGYKDMSPPTKELMKLAMEKKLAHGGHPVLRWMMDNIYIKTDPAGNIKADKAKSTEKIDGAVATIMALDRAIRCGNTNSASVYDDRGILFI, from the coding sequence TTGAGAAAACTGAAAAACTATAAGCCAACCCGCTTTATGGCGGAGGGCAGTTATTACGATAAGGATGCCGCCGACCACGCAGTATGCTTTATCGAAAAATTCTGCTGTCACACCAAAGGTACATGGGATGGAAAGCCATTTGAACTGATTGACTGGCAGGAGCAGATTATTCGAGATATCTTCGGTGTCCTAAAACCAAACGGATACAGGCAGTTCAACACAGCCTATATCGAAATCCCAAAGAAACAAGGCAAATCGGAACTGGCGGCGGCAGTGGCGTTGTATCTTTTGTGTGCTGACTTTGAGCCGGGTGCAGAAGTGTACGGCTGTGCTGCGGATAAAGACCAGGCACGAATTGTATTTGATGTTGCTTTGGAAATGGTAAGGCGAAGTCCACTGCTTAAAAATAAGATGACCATCCAGGCAAGCCAAAAGACCATGACCTACAATCCCACAGGCAGTAAGTACAAGGCCTTGTCGGCAGATGTGGCAAACAAGCATGGTTTCAATACCCACGGCGTCATTTTTGATGAGCTGCATACCCAACCGAACAGAAAACTGTTTGATGTTATGACCAAGGGTTCCGGTGACGCAAGAATGCAGCCACTTTACTTCCTAATCACCACTGCGGGAAATGATACACAGTCCATTTGCTACGAAATCCATCAGAAAGCAAAGGATATTATTGAGGGTCGTAAAGTTGACCCTACCTTCTACCCTGTGATTTACGGTGCAAAGGACGATGATGACTGGACTGACCCAGAAGTATGGAAGAAAGCAAATCCATCTCTTGGTGTGACGGTCGGTATCGATAAGGTGCAGCAAGCCTGTGAGCAGGCAAAGCAGAACCCAGGCGAAGAGAACGCTTTCCGTCAGTTAAGGTTGAATCAGTGGGTAAAGCAGGCTGTCCGTTGGATGCCGATGGCGGTGTGGGATGCCTGTGCATTTCCTACCGACAAATCCGAATTGGAAGGCCGTGTCTGTTACGGTGGACTTGACCTTTCAAGCACTATGGATATTACGGCATTCGTGTTGGTATTCCCACCGGAAGACGAGGATGATAAATATATCATTCTGCCGTATTTCTGGATACCGGAAGATAACATCGACCTGCGTGTCCGCCGTGACCATGTGCCGTATGACATTTGGGAACGACAGGACTTGCTTATGACTACCGAGGGCAATGTAGTCCATTACGGATACATCGAGAAATTCATCGAGTCCCTGGGTGAGAAATACAACATCCGTGAAATCGCCTATGACCGTTGGGGTGCTGTTCAAATGGTGCAGAACCTTGAGGGCATGGGATTCACGGTAGTGCCTTTCGGACAGGGCTATAAAGATATGTCCCCTCCGACCAAGGAACTGATGAAACTTGCGATGGAGAAAAAACTGGCTCACGGCGGGCATCCGGTTCTTAGGTGGATGATGGATAACATCTACATCAAGACTGACCCTGCCGGAAACATCAAAGCAGATAAAGCCAAATCCACAGAAAAGATTGACGGTGCCGTTGCCACGATTATGGCACTCGACCGTGCAATCCGCTGTGGCAACACCAACAGTGCTTCGGTTTACGATGACCGTGGCATTTTGTTTATTTAG
- a CDS encoding DUF7678 domain-containing protein: protein MWKEGTIGIPQKDGGYKAVHYWIKVYEEGSQFGINGGKISKLMLKLNGEVIANYDRGWDIEPATEEANLALCILLNEHN, encoded by the coding sequence ATGTGGAAAGAAGGAACAATCGGCATCCCGCAAAAGGACGGCGGTTACAAGGCAGTCCACTACTGGATAAAGGTTTATGAGGAAGGCAGCCAGTTCGGTATCAACGGCGGAAAAATCAGCAAGCTGATGCTGAAACTGAATGGTGAGGTCATTGCCAACTATGACAGAGGTTGGGACATCGAGCCAGCAACCGAAGAAGCAAACCTTGCCCTTTGCATTTTGCTGAACGAACACAATTAA
- a CDS encoding head maturation protease, ClpP-related, whose translation MKKFWKWKNQAQTETMPKARTLFLNGTIAEESWFDDDVTPQLFKDELMAGSGDITVWINSPGGDCVAAAQIYNMLMDYKGNVTVKIDGIAASAASVIAMAGTKVLMSPVSMMMIHNPMTVTFGDSGEMQKAIDMLASVKDSIINAYEIKTGLSRTKLSHLMDAETWMDANKAVELGFADEIMQRTATDEVDVPQVSMLYSKANVVNSLMDKVAAKCAIKSEPTRKTKADDLMDRLNLIKNWR comes from the coding sequence ATGAAGAAGTTCTGGAAGTGGAAGAACCAGGCACAGACGGAAACGATGCCGAAGGCGAGGACACTATTTCTGAACGGAACAATCGCAGAAGAAAGCTGGTTTGACGATGACGTCACTCCACAGCTTTTCAAGGATGAACTGATGGCAGGCTCCGGCGATATTACCGTGTGGATTAACAGTCCCGGCGGTGACTGCGTGGCGGCTGCCCAGATCTACAATATGCTGATGGATTACAAGGGCAATGTCACGGTCAAGATTGACGGCATTGCAGCCTCCGCAGCATCCGTGATTGCAATGGCAGGCACCAAGGTGCTGATGTCCCCGGTATCCATGATGATGATTCACAATCCGATGACGGTTACTTTCGGTGATTCCGGCGAAATGCAGAAAGCCATCGATATGCTCGCAAGCGTTAAGGATTCCATCATCAATGCCTATGAGATTAAGACAGGCTTGTCCCGTACAAAGCTGTCCCACCTCATGGATGCGGAAACATGGATGGACGCAAACAAGGCCGTGGAACTTGGCTTTGCTGATGAAATCATGCAAAGGACTGCCACGGACGAAGTGGATGTGCCACAGGTATCCATGCTTTATTCCAAAGCAAATGTGGTCAATTCACTGATGGATAAGGTTGCCGCCAAGTGTGCAATTAAATCCGAACCAACCAGAAAAACCAAAGCCGATGACCTTATGGACAGGCTAAATCTTATCAAAAATTGGAGGTAA
- a CDS encoding S-adenosylmethionine synthetase N-terminal domain-containing protein: MIEKVNPSHPDKVADRIAGAIVDLAYAKEDNPKIAVEVLIGHGVCHAIIETTADLDKTEIISAVHRIAGVMDTGIVIVPQDKHLSNNQKDGIRCGDNGIFKGMPLTQEQEELSLIARDIYGRCPYDGKYIMDGVRLIICQSNVETADLKKLYSGAEINPLGDWTGGTDVDTGATNRKLGSDMADSVTGGGLHGKDLSKADVSVNVYAFLKAQKTKQPVQLCCAIGDDIIDGKPYAEIVAIAREYIQNLGGFEKFAEWGLY; the protein is encoded by the coding sequence ATGATTGAAAAAGTAAATCCGAGCCATCCGGACAAGGTGGCAGACAGAATCGCAGGAGCCATTGTGGATCTGGCGTATGCAAAAGAAGATAATCCGAAAATCGCAGTGGAGGTTCTCATCGGCCACGGTGTGTGCCATGCCATTATTGAAACCACGGCGGATTTGGATAAGACTGAAATCATCAGTGCCGTGCATCGCATCGCAGGTGTGATGGATACGGGCATTGTTATCGTTCCCCAGGATAAGCACCTGTCAAACAATCAGAAGGACGGCATTCGCTGTGGCGATAACGGCATTTTTAAGGGTATGCCTCTGACACAGGAGCAAGAGGAACTTTCCCTTATTGCCCGTGACATTTACGGCAGATGCCCTTATGACGGAAAGTACATTATGGATGGTGTTCGCCTGATCATTTGCCAAAGTAATGTGGAAACGGCAGATTTGAAGAAACTCTATTCCGGTGCGGAAATCAATCCGCTCGGTGACTGGACTGGCGGCACGGATGTAGATACGGGTGCTACCAACCGTAAACTTGGCAGTGATATGGCTGATTCCGTAACGGGTGGCGGTCTTCACGGCAAAGACCTCAGTAAGGCGGATGTATCTGTAAATGTGTATGCGTTCCTGAAAGCACAGAAAACAAAACAGCCTGTGCAGCTTTGCTGTGCTATTGGAGATGACATCATTGATGGTAAGCCTTATGCGGAAATCGTAGCCATTGCAAGAGAGTACATTCAGAACCTCGGTGGCTTTGAGAAGTTCGCTGAATGGGGTCTGTATTAA
- a CDS encoding site-specific DNA-methyltransferase produces the protein MGRTTTQMELVSISKLVPYVNNARTHSQEQIMKLRSSLREFGFINPVIIDKDYGIIAGHGRVMAAKEEGIDEVPCVFVDYLTEAQKKAYILADNRMALDAGWDEEMLKIEIESLQGMDFDIGLAGFDDDEIADLFAGDDKSDVKEDDFDLNDALEKAAFVERGDVWTVGRHRLMCGDATNPDDVATLMDGKKANLVLTDPPYNVAFESSDGLSIKNDKMASEKFYEFLLSAFQNMAAHLEKGGAAYVFHADTEGLNFRKAFIDAGFHLSGCCIWVKNSLVLGRSDYQWQHEPVLYGFLQNGKHYWSKNAGRSQTTIWNFDKPKKNKNHPTSKPLDLLAYPIGNSSRENSIVVDTFGGSGSTLMACERTNRICHTMELDEKYASVILRRYVEDTGDADGVFVIRNGVQIPYADLVKEVGADE, from the coding sequence ATGGGAAGAACAACTACACAAATGGAATTAGTGTCTATTTCAAAACTGGTGCCGTATGTGAATAATGCCCGCACCCATTCCCAGGAGCAGATTATGAAGCTCCGTTCCTCACTGCGTGAATTCGGCTTTATCAATCCTGTCATCATTGATAAGGATTACGGCATCATTGCCGGACACGGCCGTGTGATGGCAGCCAAGGAGGAAGGCATCGATGAAGTGCCTTGTGTTTTCGTGGACTACCTTACCGAGGCACAGAAGAAAGCCTACATCCTTGCTGACAACCGCATGGCGCTCGACGCAGGCTGGGATGAGGAAATGTTAAAAATCGAAATCGAGTCCTTGCAGGGTATGGATTTTGATATCGGCCTGGCAGGCTTTGACGATGATGAAATCGCAGACCTCTTTGCCGGAGATGATAAATCTGATGTAAAAGAGGACGATTTTGATTTGAACGATGCTTTGGAAAAGGCTGCCTTTGTGGAGCGTGGCGATGTATGGACGGTAGGCAGACACAGGCTTATGTGTGGTGATGCTACAAACCCCGATGATGTGGCAACGCTGATGGATGGTAAGAAAGCCAACCTTGTGCTGACAGACCCTCCGTATAATGTAGCCTTTGAAAGTTCGGACGGTCTATCCATCAAAAACGATAAGATGGCAAGCGAGAAGTTTTATGAATTTCTGTTATCGGCATTTCAGAATATGGCTGCCCACCTGGAAAAAGGCGGTGCCGCTTATGTGTTCCACGCTGATACGGAAGGTTTGAATTTCCGTAAGGCATTTATCGATGCAGGCTTTCATCTTTCCGGCTGTTGCATTTGGGTGAAAAATTCCCTGGTGCTTGGCAGAAGTGATTATCAGTGGCAGCATGAACCTGTGCTTTACGGTTTCCTTCAGAACGGCAAACATTACTGGAGCAAGAACGCAGGCAGAAGCCAGACTACCATTTGGAACTTCGATAAGCCGAAGAAAAATAAAAATCATCCGACTTCCAAGCCTCTTGACCTGCTTGCCTATCCGATTGGAAACTCAAGCCGTGAGAATTCCATTGTAGTGGATACTTTTGGAGGCAGCGGTTCTACGCTGATGGCTTGCGAGAGAACCAATCGTATCTGCCATACGATGGAACTGGATGAAAAGTACGCATCGGTTATCCTCCGCAGATATGTGGAAGATACAGGTGATGCAGACGGTGTCTTTGTTATCCGTAACGGCGTGCAGATACCTTATGCCGACCTTGTGAAGGAGGTTGGTGCAGATGAATAA
- a CDS encoding phage portal protein, whose protein sequence is MGIFTGMFKSRDKPENRTAGSAYTFYMGGTTSGKAVTERSAMQMTAVYSCVRILAEAVAGLPLHLYKYNDDGGKEKAIDHPLYRLLHDEPNPEMSSFVFRETLMTHLLLWGNAYAQVIRNGKNEVVALYPLMPNKMSVDRDENGHLYYTYYRGPDEAIKNMEFAVTLQPSDVLHIPGLGFDGLVGYSPIAMAKNAIGMAIACEEYGAKFFANGATPGGVLEHPSTIKDPQRVRESWQAAFGGSSNSNKVAVLEEGMKYTPISISPEQAQFLETRKFQINEIARIFRVPPHMVGDLEKSSFSNIEQQSLEFVKYTLDPWVIRWEQSIQRALLSHDEKVRYFVKFNLEGLLRGDYQSRMNGYAIGRQNGWMSANDIRELENLDRIPTEEGGDLYLINGNMLPLKDAGAFANTTDNDGKEENPDEEVLEVEEPGTDGNDAEGEDTISERNNRRRKLV, encoded by the coding sequence ATGGGTATTTTTACGGGAATGTTTAAGTCGAGAGATAAGCCCGAAAACAGAACTGCGGGCAGTGCCTACACCTTTTATATGGGCGGCACAACTTCCGGCAAGGCAGTAACCGAGCGTTCTGCCATGCAGATGACGGCAGTGTATTCCTGTGTCCGTATCCTTGCAGAAGCAGTGGCAGGCTTGCCTTTGCATCTTTACAAATATAACGATGACGGCGGCAAGGAAAAAGCCATCGACCATCCGCTTTACCGACTGCTCCACGATGAGCCGAATCCGGAAATGAGTTCTTTCGTGTTCCGAGAGACACTCATGACCCATCTGCTTTTGTGGGGCAATGCCTACGCACAGGTTATCCGTAACGGTAAAAACGAGGTGGTGGCACTTTACCCTCTGATGCCAAACAAGATGAGTGTGGACAGGGATGAAAACGGACATCTCTATTACACCTATTACCGTGGTCCCGATGAGGCTATTAAAAATATGGAATTTGCAGTAACCCTGCAGCCTTCCGATGTGCTTCATATTCCAGGTCTTGGGTTTGACGGTCTTGTCGGCTACAGTCCCATCGCTATGGCAAAGAACGCCATCGGTATGGCGATTGCCTGCGAGGAATACGGTGCCAAGTTCTTTGCTAACGGTGCAACGCCGGGTGGCGTACTGGAACACCCAAGCACCATCAAAGACCCGCAGAGGGTCAGAGAGAGTTGGCAGGCTGCCTTTGGTGGCAGTTCCAATTCCAATAAAGTGGCTGTCCTCGAAGAAGGAATGAAGTACACACCGATTTCCATTTCTCCGGAGCAGGCACAGTTCCTTGAAACAAGGAAGTTCCAAATCAATGAAATTGCTCGAATTTTCAGAGTACCTCCCCATATGGTGGGCGACCTTGAGAAGTCGAGCTTTTCTAATATAGAGCAGCAGTCCTTGGAATTTGTAAAGTACACCCTTGACCCGTGGGTTATCCGTTGGGAGCAGTCCATTCAGAGGGCGCTTTTATCCCACGATGAAAAGGTGCGTTATTTCGTGAAGTTCAATCTGGAAGGTCTGCTCCGTGGCGATTACCAAAGCCGTATGAACGGCTACGCCATTGGTCGCCAGAATGGTTGGATGTCTGCAAACGATATCCGTGAACTGGAAAACCTCGACCGTATTCCTACGGAAGAAGGCGGCGACCTTTACCTTATCAACGGCAATATGCTCCCTCTGAAAGACGCGGGTGCTTTTGCAAATACAACCGACAATGACGGAAAGGAGGAAAACCCCGATGAAGAAGTTCTGGAAGTGGAAGAACCAGGCACAGACGGAAACGATGCCGAAGGCGAGGACACTATTTCTGAACGGAACAATCGCAGAAGAAAGCTGGTTTGA
- a CDS encoding DUF5049 domain-containing protein: MNKIKEQILAIRATGRTNMFDVPMVQYIANEMHFYELVVYLEEHRKEYTHFILTGEMED, translated from the coding sequence ATGAATAAAATCAAGGAACAGATACTCGCCATCCGAGCAACCGGACGCACCAATATGTTTGATGTTCCGATGGTGCAGTACATTGCCAATGAGATGCATTTTTACGAATTGGTGGTATACCTTGAGGAACACCGTAAGGAATACACCCACTTTATTCTGACGGGCGAAATGGAGGACTGA
- a CDS encoding DEAD/DEAH box helicase — protein MKYNPHKYQTYATNFILEHPIAAVFLEMGLGKSVITLTAIFDLCLDSFEIGKVLVIAPLRVARDTWPAEINKWEHLKGLEYSVAIGTEQERLAALRKPASVYLINRENVDWLVNKSGIPFDYDMVVIDELSSFKSYGAKRFKSLLKVRPRAKRIVGLTGTPSSNGLMDLWAEFRILDMGKRLGRYITHYRNSFFTPDKRNQQIVFSYKPLPGAEDAIYRLISDITISMKSVDFLKMPECVINEVSVYLNDKEQSVYDHFREEMVLELANEEIDAMNAAVLSGKLLQMANGAVYDDDKNTHIIHDRKLDALEDLIEGANGKPVLIAYWYNHDLERIKARFNVREIKTSKDIKDWNNGDISVAVIHPASAGHGLNLQSGGSTLIWFGLTWSLELYQQTNARLWRQGQNETVVIHHIVTKGTIDEDVMRALKRKEKTQSDLINAVKANLGKARGVV, from the coding sequence ATGAAATACAATCCTCATAAATATCAAACATATGCTACGAATTTCATACTTGAGCATCCCATAGCAGCGGTGTTTTTAGAGATGGGTCTTGGCAAAAGCGTAATCACTTTAACTGCTATATTTGATTTATGTCTTGATAGTTTTGAAATTGGAAAGGTTCTGGTCATTGCCCCTCTAAGGGTAGCAAGGGATACTTGGCCAGCTGAGATAAACAAATGGGAGCATTTAAAAGGACTGGAGTATTCAGTGGCTATTGGAACAGAACAGGAGCGGTTAGCAGCTCTTAGGAAACCAGCAAGTGTCTATCTTATAAACAGAGAAAATGTTGACTGGTTAGTAAACAAAAGTGGCATTCCTTTTGATTATGACATGGTGGTCATTGATGAATTGTCATCTTTTAAGTCCTATGGAGCAAAAAGATTTAAGAGTTTACTAAAAGTCAGACCTAGGGCGAAACGTATCGTGGGTCTTACAGGTACTCCATCCAGTAACGGGTTAATGGATTTGTGGGCAGAGTTTCGTATTCTCGACATGGGTAAAAGACTCGGCAGATACATAACTCACTACCGCAATTCCTTCTTTACTCCAGATAAACGTAATCAGCAGATTGTATTTTCATATAAACCGTTACCTGGGGCAGAAGATGCCATATATCGGCTAATTTCAGATATTACCATTTCAATGAAGTCGGTTGATTTTCTGAAAATGCCAGAATGTGTGATAAATGAAGTGTCGGTGTATCTAAATGATAAAGAACAATCAGTATATGATCACTTTCGTGAAGAGATGGTTCTTGAGCTTGCAAATGAGGAGATTGATGCCATGAATGCAGCAGTCCTTTCTGGCAAACTCCTTCAAATGGCAAACGGTGCTGTCTATGATGATGATAAAAATACTCATATTATCCATGACCGCAAGCTGGATGCTCTTGAAGATTTAATCGAAGGTGCAAACGGCAAACCTGTTCTTATTGCATATTGGTATAATCACGATTTAGAGCGTATTAAAGCAAGATTTAATGTTAGAGAAATTAAAACATCTAAGGATATCAAAGACTGGAACAACGGAGATATTTCTGTGGCGGTTATCCATCCCGCATCAGCAGGACACGGTCTCAATTTACAAAGTGGAGGTTCAACGCTTATTTGGTTTGGTCTTACCTGGAGTCTGGAACTCTATCAGCAAACAAATGCAAGACTTTGGAGACAGGGACAAAATGAAACGGTGGTTATCCATCACATTGTTACTAAAGGCACGATTGATGAAGATGTGATGAGAGCCTTGAAACGAAAGGAAAAGACACAGTCCGATCTTATTAATGCTGTCAAAGCAAATCTGGGGAAAGCGAGGGGTGTTGTATGA